A stretch of Candidatus Lokiarchaeota archaeon DNA encodes these proteins:
- a CDS encoding FtsX-like permease family protein → MLTFPLRGDTLSDRRSAKESNGNRIYPLSYALSSMRSYPSRALSLALTLSLGVALVSSVFVWADTGVYVTVDNYFEENSFQMLVENPVGGTAQVEAAENYVETSRIIETTHRINSTVGLVSASALPNDTVYGTDEPIYTYGMKDCEVIFVTEQFLEQASSQFDVEGVLTLEKGQTLVSKQFVRYYYEVFGVTLTVNSTIDVDVLQRKAADMPAPIGELGRLSIRSLEIAGIYELNTGGSLLAAGFPSILRSNYDYLHYRIPVLGIHDSIMLPADSVDASQLSEQGFFGARSFIRASAENLMSAGVESMADNLQTLKARVEEQFDVTVEGLDEILYLQHLVDTYLETMPLSLLNMPIFILALFLSVFAANTFMAARQREVSVLRSKGASPSQIYGVFIAESVLMAIISLVLGLGLSVLFAALIPSTKAFMVFDWTIYQFYLSQTVIQPQTVVAAVGICILPPLLFILAYARRAAHTEIGSTLVDSTEMMESGGESYGFTIGASTALLALVLGAIFLLPNHPLVFMIELILGTAAWFFMAYNGSRITRVGFAKLSSKASFLLGEKNRVSAGNLRMRKGRIVPLMVVLSLTLSSTIAFSVQAESFRTDLEKEISYAVGADLRVSCRPRPFSFNDTLERYPGVKKAVPVMKTWAGVGNERITLIGTDAIDYSLIGHFDPSSFNGKDPGIVLSGLDSVENGIILSEYHADRWNKSIGDAINLEVGGRLHSTPVSFTVTGMVHSAPGFGYSSAEDTPPSRLGAAFGYQTKFSGFAFTNLDYLSSETDIQVAELFLGDLVCITDQEEVLRSIRDLPGVGATTPEQFNLKSYSFGTALFLNTVEGLFSIGFTMSLTLSLFAMSLFLSSIVRERKKDYAILRALGASKSQVTKIVLSEFTGVVLASLALSLVLGTVFGYVMSTLVFSMSPFSRILQAAIVFPIGFLTGVLLLEIFIMILAAYMPARDASKIDPAVVLRNL, encoded by the coding sequence ATGCTGACGTTTCCGCTAAGGGGTGATACCTTGTCAGATAGGAGGTCAGCCAAAGAGTCCAACGGTAACCGGATATACCCCCTTTCTTATGCGCTAAGCTCGATGCGCTCATATCCTTCCAGAGCATTGAGCTTGGCTCTGACCTTGAGTTTAGGCGTTGCATTGGTGTCATCTGTTTTTGTGTGGGCTGATACCGGGGTCTATGTTACAGTGGATAACTACTTCGAGGAAAATTCATTCCAGATGCTAGTCGAGAACCCCGTTGGTGGTACCGCACAAGTGGAGGCCGCTGAGAACTACGTTGAAACAAGCCGGATTATTGAGACCACTCATCGAATCAACTCCACGGTGGGTCTTGTTTCAGCGAGCGCTCTTCCCAATGACACCGTATATGGAACTGACGAACCCATCTACACGTATGGTATGAAGGATTGCGAGGTTATCTTTGTTACAGAACAATTCTTGGAACAGGCATCGAGCCAGTTTGATGTAGAAGGAGTACTAACTCTCGAAAAGGGACAAACGCTTGTTTCGAAGCAATTCGTGCGATATTATTACGAAGTCTTCGGTGTGACACTAACCGTTAACTCAACAATCGATGTTGATGTTCTCCAACGGAAAGCCGCCGATATGCCCGCCCCCATTGGAGAGCTTGGCCGTCTTAGCATCAGATCCTTGGAGATTGCAGGCATTTACGAACTTAATACTGGCGGGTCTCTTCTTGCCGCGGGTTTTCCGTCCATTCTTCGATCCAATTATGATTACCTCCATTATCGAATACCTGTACTTGGCATTCATGACAGCATAATGCTTCCCGCTGACTCGGTGGACGCTAGTCAGCTTTCTGAACAGGGCTTCTTTGGTGCTCGCTCATTCATTCGAGCTTCTGCAGAGAATCTAATGTCAGCCGGGGTGGAATCCATGGCTGATAATCTACAGACTCTGAAAGCACGAGTAGAGGAGCAATTTGATGTCACTGTTGAAGGATTAGATGAGATTCTCTATCTTCAACATCTGGTAGATACCTATTTGGAAACTATGCCTTTGTCGTTGCTAAACATGCCCATTTTCATTCTGGCTCTGTTTCTTTCAGTTTTTGCCGCCAATACATTCATGGCTGCAAGACAGCGAGAGGTCAGTGTCCTCCGTTCCAAGGGGGCTAGCCCAAGTCAAATCTATGGTGTGTTTATCGCGGAATCGGTTTTGATGGCGATAATCAGCCTTGTTCTTGGATTGGGATTGAGCGTTCTATTTGCGGCCCTTATTCCTTCAACCAAGGCGTTCATGGTTTTCGATTGGACTATATATCAATTCTACCTCTCCCAGACCGTCATTCAACCACAAACAGTGGTTGCGGCTGTTGGAATTTGCATCCTTCCCCCGCTCCTCTTCATTCTTGCTTATGCCCGACGAGCTGCTCATACTGAGATAGGTTCAACTCTTGTCGATTCTACCGAGATGATGGAATCAGGTGGCGAATCCTATGGTTTTACAATTGGTGCCTCTACTGCTCTACTTGCCTTGGTTTTGGGAGCGATTTTCTTGCTACCCAATCATCCCTTGGTATTCATGATTGAATTGATTCTGGGTACTGCTGCTTGGTTCTTCATGGCATACAATGGTTCTCGGATTACACGTGTTGGGTTTGCCAAACTCTCAAGCAAGGCGTCATTCCTTTTGGGCGAGAAGAACCGCGTATCTGCTGGGAATCTAAGAATGCGGAAAGGACGCATAGTACCACTGATGGTAGTCCTTTCCCTTACTTTATCTTCCACGATAGCTTTCTCTGTCCAAGCAGAAAGTTTTCGAACAGATTTGGAAAAAGAAATCTCGTATGCAGTTGGTGCCGACTTGCGTGTCAGTTGTAGACCCAGACCTTTCAGTTTCAATGACACTCTTGAGAGATATCCTGGCGTGAAGAAAGCAGTACCTGTAATGAAGACATGGGCTGGAGTTGGGAACGAACGAATTACCCTGATAGGTACAGATGCAATAGATTATTCCCTCATAGGCCACTTCGACCCAAGCAGTTTCAATGGGAAAGATCCCGGCATTGTGCTTTCTGGACTTGATTCGGTAGAAAACGGAATAATCCTGAGCGAATATCATGCCGACAGATGGAACAAGAGCATAGGTGATGCAATCAACCTTGAGGTGGGTGGCAGACTTCATTCTACTCCCGTTTCCTTTACAGTAACCGGTATGGTGCATAGCGCACCCGGCTTTGGTTACAGTTCTGCTGAAGATACTCCCCCCTCGCGTTTGGGTGCGGCTTTTGGCTATCAGACTAAGTTCTCAGGTTTTGCTTTCACTAATCTTGACTATCTGTCCTCTGAGACTGATATCCAAGTTGCCGAGCTCTTTCTTGGAGATCTTGTTTGCATAACTGACCAAGAGGAAGTTCTCCGATCAATTAGAGATCTTCCCGGTGTTGGAGCAACAACACCCGAGCAATTCAATCTCAAGAGCTATTCGTTTGGTACGGCCCTATTTTTGAATACAGTTGAAGGTCTTTTCTCTATAGGATTCACGATGTCCTTGACTCTTAGCTTGTTTGCGATGTCACTGTTCCTTAGTTCAATTGTACGTGAACGTAAGAAGGACTATGCGATTTTACGTGCCCTTGGTGCTTCAAAAAGCCAAGTTACGAAAATTGTTCTTTCAGAATTTACTGGTGTGGTTTTGGCTTCACTTGCTCTCAGTCTGGTATTGGGAACAGTATTTGGTTATGTCATGTCAACGCTTGTATTCTCGATGAGTCCGTTCTCGAGAATTCTACAAGCAGCAATTGTGTTCCCCATCGGATTCTTGACAGGCGTGTTACTCCTTGAAATATTCATAATGATTTTAGCAGCCTACATGCCAGCTCGTGATGCCTCAAAAATAGACCCAGCTGTTGTACTACGTAACCTATGA
- a CDS encoding FtsX-like permease family protein — protein sequence MKDALEMETRKTRQLSGNSLWAPSYAFKSLQSSPIRNMGIALILAIGIALPSTVFIWTRTGTTIAVDEYFSEEPYHLTVKPGNGESYLSSNLQGAKNALDENKYTDYTQQVSSTIGILRGWFSLGWTSYMAYGLNYAQGIKDMRVLFVTNEILDTWSEDFDCEGNFSLETGQVLVSEMFVNYTRDVYDVRITVGSNISFDLLQNGVDFDVSRTPEQLGSTRVGKLQVMGIYSLAGRSSIISESFIELRRKNWDPFDPNKEPVLGIRDSIMILRDEVSGEVNTRVTGRGFFDPVVFCRASKESLMKDGVERIPDNLLAYKAQIEEEFQRVKVSGTEEVQQLDTNIQTYLQSQVLTVIAFPVMIMSMMLTVFTSESSVTRRSGEVSALRSKGASFNQIFSTFMWESILLGLAGLVLGILLAMVMAPFIASSVGLFIIDIQSYASFFTRLRIPPLGLVIAGAIAMYLPAAYLLHVARQIDVSEVGQPMTELPEESTEQVSIWPYVVGLAAILGALLIMPRLIPPVGVQAVGELLIATLLLFGTAYLGSRVMRLVTARLSDRSDSILGESSLYVSQSLRKRKGQFIPLLVILTLTLTTTTMMVIQSSSFQSTVSTELRYSIGADMRIESAPTAFAFSNTLRGYPAVRDATPVLEVFATVGTNSFFLEGVDAEKYADIGYLTEDSMVSGTPQSVFEELENDRNGVIISSYYQKLWGLQIGDVIYPDVETDSSSTSFSLEVVGIMKSAPGFGMASTENMGGLSLASHFGFQVSQGGFAIVNLDYLASETDMETSELFLVDLLPDADSTTLIEDLDEQTGIAVYTEQTFDIAQESTSIALFLSGIQGLATISFLMCAAMGFTAIALFLGSAVRERKHEYAIFRAMGATKRQVVSMVFGEFAGSVIVVIAVSFVMGLVFGYVMSILTVGISPFIPILPVAFSFPIITLPMLLLFQSGIMLASCYYPAKQAGTVDPAVVLRNL from the coding sequence ATGAAGGATGCTTTAGAAATGGAAACTAGAAAAACCCGACAACTCAGCGGAAATAGCCTATGGGCTCCATCCTACGCCTTCAAATCTCTTCAATCTTCACCAATACGAAACATGGGTATTGCACTTATACTGGCTATTGGCATCGCTCTTCCATCTACTGTTTTCATCTGGACACGGACAGGAACTACCATAGCAGTGGATGAATACTTCTCAGAAGAACCATATCATCTTACTGTGAAACCTGGCAATGGCGAATCCTATCTCTCCTCTAACTTACAAGGCGCCAAGAACGCACTTGATGAAAACAAGTATACTGATTATACCCAGCAGGTCTCATCTACTATTGGCATTCTACGGGGTTGGTTCTCTCTAGGCTGGACCAGCTATATGGCCTATGGCCTGAATTACGCACAGGGAATCAAGGATATGCGGGTTCTCTTTGTTACAAATGAAATACTGGATACTTGGTCAGAGGATTTTGATTGTGAAGGGAATTTCTCATTGGAGACTGGTCAGGTTCTTGTTTCAGAGATGTTTGTGAACTACACTCGTGATGTCTATGATGTGCGAATCACTGTAGGCAGCAATATCAGCTTCGACCTATTACAGAATGGTGTTGACTTCGATGTATCTCGCACTCCCGAGCAATTAGGAAGCACCAGAGTAGGCAAACTCCAAGTTATGGGAATCTATAGCTTGGCTGGCCGTTCTTCCATAATTTCTGAATCCTTCATCGAGCTAAGGCGCAAAAACTGGGATCCGTTTGATCCTAACAAAGAACCGGTACTAGGTATACGCGATTCCATTATGATTTTGAGAGATGAAGTCAGCGGTGAGGTCAATACTCGGGTCACTGGGAGAGGTTTCTTCGATCCTGTCGTTTTCTGTAGAGCCTCAAAGGAATCTCTCATGAAAGATGGGGTGGAACGTATCCCAGATAATCTTCTAGCTTACAAGGCCCAGATTGAAGAGGAATTTCAAAGGGTAAAAGTAAGTGGCACGGAAGAAGTACAGCAACTTGATACGAATATTCAAACCTATCTTCAAAGCCAGGTTCTAACAGTCATTGCCTTCCCTGTTATGATAATGAGCATGATGCTCACTGTATTTACATCTGAAAGTTCAGTTACTAGACGTAGTGGCGAAGTGAGCGCGTTACGATCCAAAGGGGCTTCCTTCAATCAAATATTCTCCACTTTCATGTGGGAATCGATATTACTCGGCTTAGCAGGACTTGTATTGGGTATTCTCCTTGCTATGGTTATGGCTCCGTTTATTGCATCATCTGTTGGTCTATTCATAATTGATATCCAAAGCTACGCTTCCTTTTTTACCCGTCTCAGAATTCCCCCCTTGGGACTTGTAATAGCGGGAGCTATTGCTATGTACTTGCCTGCTGCGTATCTCCTACATGTTGCTCGACAAATCGATGTATCAGAAGTAGGTCAACCAATGACTGAATTACCCGAGGAGAGTACTGAACAAGTAAGCATATGGCCTTATGTTGTTGGGCTCGCAGCCATTCTGGGTGCTTTATTGATAATGCCTCGACTAATCCCCCCTGTCGGGGTACAGGCTGTAGGAGAGCTTCTGATTGCTACTCTATTGTTGTTTGGAACTGCGTATCTTGGTTCGCGAGTTATGCGTCTTGTAACTGCTCGGCTATCCGACCGTTCAGACTCTATCCTTGGAGAAAGCAGTCTCTATGTTAGTCAGAGCCTCCGGAAACGGAAAGGTCAGTTCATTCCTCTGTTGGTTATACTAACTCTCACTCTGACCACTACAACGATGATGGTAATCCAATCTTCGAGCTTCCAGTCTACAGTCAGCACTGAGCTTCGATATTCTATAGGAGCGGATATGCGGATAGAAAGTGCACCAACTGCCTTTGCATTCTCTAATACCCTTCGAGGGTATCCTGCTGTCCGTGATGCAACTCCTGTGCTAGAGGTGTTTGCTACTGTTGGTACTAACTCGTTCTTCCTGGAAGGTGTAGACGCAGAGAAGTATGCGGATATAGGCTATCTCACCGAGGATAGTATGGTAAGTGGAACACCTCAATCCGTATTTGAAGAGCTGGAGAATGATCGGAACGGCGTAATCATAAGCAGCTATTATCAGAAACTATGGGGCCTACAAATTGGCGATGTAATATACCCTGATGTAGAAACCGATTCGAGCAGTACTTCGTTTAGCTTAGAAGTTGTTGGAATCATGAAGAGCGCTCCTGGATTCGGGATGGCCTCAACAGAAAACATGGGTGGATTATCGTTAGCATCCCATTTTGGCTTCCAAGTAAGTCAGGGTGGATTTGCTATTGTCAACCTTGATTACTTGGCATCAGAGACTGATATGGAAACCAGCGAGCTATTCTTGGTTGATTTGTTACCCGATGCCGATTCAACTACTCTGATTGAGGATTTGGACGAACAAACAGGAATTGCGGTATACACTGAGCAGACTTTCGACATTGCTCAGGAGAGCACCTCCATAGCCCTCTTCCTCTCTGGTATTCAAGGACTTGCAACAATTTCCTTCTTGATGTGTGCTGCTATGGGATTCACGGCAATTGCTCTCTTCCTTGGATCTGCAGTACGTGAAAGAAAACACGAATACGCGATATTCAGAGCAATGGGTGCCACGAAGCGGCAAGTTGTCTCGATGGTTTTTGGTGAATTTGCCGGCTCTGTAATCGTCGTTATCGCTGTTAGCTTTGTTATGGGGTTGGTATTCGGCTATGTGATGAGTATTCTAACTGTTGGAATCTCTCCTTTCATACCGATACTCCCAGTTGCCTTCTCATTCCCGATTATTACTCTTCCAATGCTTCTGCTATTTCAAAGTGGCATTATGCTGGCTAGCTGCTACTACCCAGCTAAGCAAGCAGGAACAGTAGATCCAGCTGTTGTATTGAGGAATCTCTAA
- a CDS encoding ATP-binding cassette domain-containing protein translates to MRCMTSTAPHEGIDIYDDFAEDIVVSVDNVYKIYKAHDLEVVALSGVSLQILRGKIMAVVGPSGSGKTTLTNIIGGITKATVGKVYWANLKTDITKLSERVLTQARRNFIGFVFQVNNLLPHLNAWQNVELAARIAGVPKDIREERVDRLIRLVGLEDRRNNKATTLSGGERSRVAIASALVNLIDSEGHGLVLCDEPTGDLDPETAERILNLFQELNDTLGTSFFIVTHSQQVASKADVTVEIRDGIISGFHQAGIDLDTLDYTRVVKLDNNYRLPMPTDLLEAAGDPSEFKITYEDDKDRFILEPQKAGVVDEMRVKKTRTCRVCGHEIEPGSFICSNCGSTV, encoded by the coding sequence ATGAGATGTATGACTTCAACAGCCCCCCACGAAGGAATCGATATCTACGATGATTTCGCTGAAGATATTGTTGTCAGCGTCGACAACGTATACAAAATTTACAAAGCACATGATCTTGAAGTGGTGGCTCTAAGTGGTGTTTCTCTACAGATTCTAAGAGGAAAAATCATGGCTGTTGTTGGTCCAAGTGGCTCGGGCAAAACAACACTAACGAACATAATTGGGGGCATCACAAAAGCTACAGTGGGCAAGGTCTACTGGGCCAATCTTAAGACCGATATAACGAAACTGAGCGAACGCGTTCTAACACAGGCACGACGGAACTTCATCGGATTCGTTTTCCAGGTCAACAACCTCTTACCTCATCTGAATGCTTGGCAGAATGTTGAATTGGCCGCAAGGATTGCTGGTGTTCCAAAGGATATTCGAGAGGAACGAGTAGACCGTCTCATCAGACTTGTTGGATTAGAGGATCGGCGTAATAACAAGGCAACCACACTCAGCGGTGGTGAACGCTCACGAGTAGCTATTGCCAGTGCTTTGGTCAACCTTATCGATTCTGAGGGTCATGGACTTGTTCTTTGTGACGAACCAACAGGCGATCTAGATCCTGAGACTGCAGAGCGTATTCTGAATCTTTTCCAGGAGTTAAATGACACTCTTGGCACATCCTTCTTCATTGTCACTCACAGTCAACAAGTAGCATCAAAGGCGGATGTTACGGTCGAAATCCGTGACGGTATCATCTCAGGATTTCATCAGGCAGGAATTGACCTTGACACGCTTGACTACACACGCGTAGTTAAGCTTGACAATAATTACCGATTACCTATGCCTACTGACCTACTTGAAGCCGCAGGAGATCCAAGTGAGTTCAAGATTACGTATGAAGATGATAAAGACAGATTTATTTTGGAACCACAGAAAGCTGGTGTTGTTGATGAGATGCGAGTGAAGAAGACTCGAACGTGTAGGGTATGCGGGCATGAGATTGAACCCGGCAGTTTTATCTGCAGTAACTGCGGAAGCACGGTTTAG
- a CDS encoding zinc-binding dehydrogenase: protein MPQRGGQLPEKMMAALYYGVGDVRVEETDIPEIQDGELLIKIGTALTCGTDVKTYKRGHPLLIGKTPALFGHEYAGTVARVGAGVDDFEEGMRVVATNSAPCGTCFFCKRGRQNLCPTLKASLVNGAFAEYIRVPKQVVRWNTHRIPDDLPYRVAALTEPLACVVHGIEEANIQLGDTVAIIGAGPIGQMMIMLAKHSGASTVISSDLEYLRRQSAKKAGADITVDPNEESPVERVREETSGYGADVVIEAVGLTQTWEQAVDMTRDAGTTVLFGGAKSGTEFQVDTERLHYGELTIKGVFHLTPHHVEEALKLLEADIIDSNLLITHEMSLDRVAEAIEMMGAGKSMKIAIKP from the coding sequence ATGCCACAACGGGGTGGTCAGTTGCCCGAAAAGATGATGGCAGCCCTGTACTACGGCGTTGGCGATGTTAGAGTTGAAGAAACCGACATCCCAGAGATTCAAGATGGCGAACTCCTGATTAAGATTGGAACCGCGCTTACCTGCGGTACAGATGTTAAGACCTACAAACGGGGTCATCCGCTACTAATTGGCAAGACTCCAGCACTTTTCGGTCATGAATATGCTGGAACCGTTGCGAGAGTTGGAGCAGGAGTCGATGATTTTGAAGAAGGGATGCGAGTTGTAGCTACAAATTCAGCACCGTGTGGTACCTGCTTCTTTTGTAAAAGAGGACGACAGAACCTTTGTCCGACATTGAAAGCTAGTCTTGTAAATGGAGCATTCGCTGAGTACATACGAGTGCCAAAACAAGTCGTGCGATGGAATACGCACAGAATTCCCGACGATCTCCCCTACAGAGTCGCTGCACTCACCGAGCCTCTTGCGTGTGTTGTTCATGGAATAGAGGAGGCAAACATTCAGCTGGGAGATACTGTAGCCATCATTGGGGCTGGACCAATTGGACAAATGATGATTATGCTTGCGAAACATAGTGGAGCCAGTACTGTGATATCATCAGATCTCGAGTATCTGAGAAGACAATCGGCGAAAAAGGCAGGAGCAGATATAACAGTGGATCCAAACGAGGAAAGTCCTGTTGAGCGTGTCAGAGAAGAAACCTCAGGATACGGAGCTGACGTTGTCATAGAGGCTGTAGGGCTAACACAGACCTGGGAACAGGCAGTAGATATGACGCGAGACGCAGGTACTACAGTTTTATTTGGGGGTGCCAAAAGCGGCACTGAATTTCAAGTGGATACAGAGAGGCTTCATTATGGCGAACTCACGATCAAAGGTGTATTTCATCTCACACCACATCATGTGGAAGAGGCTCTGAAATTGCTAGAAGCTGATATCATAGACTCGAATTTGCTCATTACCCACGAAATGTCACTAGATAGGGTAGCTGAGGCCATAGAGATGATGGGGGCGGGAAAAAGCATGAAAATAGCAATCAAGCCATAG
- a CDS encoding amidohydrolase family protein, whose amino-acid sequence MLVIDTHVHIWTSEIISKSDLEARKIAAEKAGIEPQTDSTVEDLKTAMATAQIEKAIILPIDSGLNQRMPLSLQEKTDWHTNQIRDEDSLSTFLGLDPRRGEEGLAELERAVKEKGCIGWKMYPPNGFYPDNQDFYPYYELCTQLDIPVVIHQGFTSRFKHVKYARPIFVDKMAADFPSLQIVLAHAGIPWVDECLLVASKNPNVFIDLSGLQLYASTVPMKLYKLIAEAKLSGVFPEKVLFGSDFPLFEHRMHIGNWVEFMSGLTIPEDFTDQGYPQVTSDEIELVMGKNAARVFFGEN is encoded by the coding sequence TTGTTAGTAATCGATACACATGTGCATATCTGGACGAGTGAAATCATAAGCAAGAGTGATCTTGAAGCTAGGAAGATTGCCGCTGAAAAAGCAGGAATAGAACCACAAACAGATTCCACGGTTGAAGATCTGAAAACCGCGATGGCTACAGCTCAGATTGAAAAGGCAATCATTCTTCCGATTGATAGTGGACTTAACCAGAGAATGCCCTTATCGCTTCAAGAGAAAACGGACTGGCATACAAATCAAATCAGAGATGAGGATTCGCTTTCAACATTCCTTGGTCTTGATCCTCGAAGAGGTGAGGAAGGTCTTGCCGAGCTCGAACGTGCTGTCAAAGAGAAAGGCTGTATTGGTTGGAAAATGTATCCACCCAACGGTTTCTATCCGGATAACCAAGACTTCTACCCATACTATGAGCTATGCACCCAACTCGATATCCCGGTAGTAATTCATCAGGGCTTCACTTCACGGTTCAAACACGTCAAATATGCACGTCCAATATTCGTTGATAAGATGGCTGCTGATTTTCCGTCACTTCAAATCGTCCTTGCTCATGCAGGAATTCCGTGGGTTGATGAATGTCTGCTGGTTGCATCCAAGAATCCAAATGTCTTCATTGACCTCTCCGGATTGCAGCTCTATGCTTCCACCGTGCCAATGAAATTATACAAGTTAATAGCAGAAGCTAAACTCTCCGGTGTGTTTCCCGAGAAGGTTCTCTTTGGCAGTGATTTCCCACTCTTTGAACACAGAATGCACATTGGTAACTGGGTTGAATTCATGAGTGGTTTAACTATACCTGAGGATTTCACTGACCAGGGATATCCACAAGTCACATCAGATGAAATTGAACTTGTGATGGGAAAGAATGCAGCCAGAGTTTTCTTTGGTGAAAACTGA
- a CDS encoding PHP domain-containing protein, whose amino-acid sequence MQRADLHLHSNVSDGIHTPSQLVQMGARLALGAIALTDHDTIDGNREFVSAKTSQDIVRIPGVEISTEYWDKEAHLLGYFVPLESQKLENRLEELEEARIERIPKMVAKLEGLGIQIDNRIINRILENATTPGRPHLARALVEEGVVEDVDQAFKQYLGKDKPAYVKKDRMQTDEAIELLKSEGAVPVLAHPLTIETDDYSTFIGNLVDKGLLGIETEYNYQHLVVDGSTHEIREIAREYNLIETGGSDHHGDDVRSLIGEVTVPMRIVEELAAKSTGPR is encoded by the coding sequence ATTCAGAGAGCTGATTTGCATCTACATTCGAATGTGTCTGACGGGATTCATACACCCAGCCAATTGGTTCAAATGGGTGCAAGATTAGCTCTTGGAGCAATCGCTCTTACTGATCATGACACTATAGACGGTAATCGTGAATTTGTATCTGCCAAGACATCTCAAGACATCGTCAGAATACCTGGCGTTGAGATAAGCACAGAGTACTGGGACAAAGAAGCACATCTGCTTGGATACTTCGTTCCGCTTGAATCACAGAAACTAGAAAACAGACTAGAGGAACTTGAAGAAGCAAGGATAGAACGAATACCAAAAATGGTCGCCAAACTCGAGGGGCTTGGAATCCAGATTGATAATCGGATTATCAATCGGATACTAGAAAACGCAACAACCCCTGGAAGACCTCATCTTGCTAGAGCTCTCGTAGAGGAGGGAGTAGTTGAGGATGTGGATCAGGCATTCAAACAGTATCTAGGAAAAGACAAACCCGCATATGTCAAGAAGGATCGAATGCAGACGGATGAAGCAATTGAATTGCTGAAATCTGAGGGGGCAGTACCCGTACTTGCACACCCACTAACGATAGAGACTGATGACTACTCTACGTTCATTGGCAATCTCGTTGACAAGGGACTGCTAGGCATTGAGACAGAATACAATTACCAACATCTTGTAGTTGATGGCAGCACACATGAGATAAGAGAAATCGCGAGAGAGTACAATCTCATTGAGACCGGTGGAAGTGACCATCATGGGGATGATGTTAGAAGCCTTATTGGAGAAGTGACGGTTCCGATGAGAATTGTCGAAGAATTGGCGGCCAAGTCAACCGGCCCTAGATAA
- a CDS encoding YkgJ family cysteine cluster protein codes for MTLTKKDVNRINSLGYSRDDYARKASDGFIELRNNDGYCYFYDRESRSCKIYDKRPEGCRYYPIVYNLHLGTCVADRDCPSADTVTKEDIRRICPKVKELVRQLRTEAIYDDSES; via the coding sequence ATGACACTAACCAAGAAGGATGTCAATCGTATCAACTCTCTTGGCTATTCCCGCGATGATTACGCCAGAAAGGCTTCAGATGGTTTCATTGAGCTTAGGAATAACGATGGATATTGCTATTTCTATGACAGGGAATCCAGATCATGCAAAATATATGATAAGAGACCTGAAGGATGCCGATACTATCCAATCGTCTATAACCTACACCTTGGAACCTGTGTAGCGGATAGGGACTGCCCTTCAGCTGACACGGTGACAAAAGAAGACATCCGCCGGATATGTCCAAAGGTGAAGGAATTGGTGCGACAGCTACGAACGGAGGCCATCTACGACGATTCAGAGAGCTGA